A window of the Dyadobacter pollutisoli genome harbors these coding sequences:
- a CDS encoding sialate O-acetylesterase has protein sequence MNKNLLPILTIVLLFTHRTILGQIVVTYPTERAVFQRSASNEANVYIGGFITEPYNSIEARFIPRVSGEGEAAPIGGGWTVINTPVGGQFLGSITVKGGWYRLEVRGLRNGTVLQTTSIERVGVGEVFVVAGQSNATGGDANPNGPGAAHDQVNSVNFQNFNPATLSITPYADIQVPCPVFEHLDANVKTAPFGNYAWCWGAFGDMIYQKLKVPVMIFNAGWSSSGIDNWQKSINPGASPISAFGYQYPAGLPFGHLRIALNNYIAQLGVRAVLWHQGETDNYLEQVADNTFEKYKSGLWEVISASRSLSGKSNLAWLVSRASRFTVNGLSRTSDNVINAQNELINNDGSYPHIYPGPETDPYYSIEYRSDQVHFRGDGVTPSSDGNVYSGLIHLAQFWADKINDGFLNQSVPYGAIPPPLVTVANENTALGTTFSGPAIPAGSIYNWLKIDDCNQIEHEDRDWTVGIGYYKLKIVDANKNTILSPKLYVSGKTLPVTWQYFNAHSTENGRSMLQWATASEYNASHFEVERSTNAVNYAPVKTVQAVGDSKAINEYTYLDEFLVPGTYYYRLKEVDRDGKFDYSRIVSVKLTADVTAKAYPNPVTNKLTLESAGALRLVEVISAAGKKLYSTNTDQKLFELNMQPYPSGLYTVTAGGKTYKIVK, from the coding sequence ATGAACAAAAATCTATTACCAATTCTCACTATCGTTCTTCTATTCACGCATCGAACAATTTTAGGCCAAATTGTGGTGACCTATCCGACAGAGCGTGCAGTATTCCAACGTAGCGCATCAAACGAAGCAAACGTATATATAGGAGGGTTTATCACTGAGCCGTACAATTCCATAGAAGCCCGATTTATCCCGAGAGTGTCAGGTGAAGGCGAAGCTGCTCCGATCGGCGGGGGCTGGACGGTCATCAACACGCCGGTCGGCGGGCAGTTCCTTGGTTCTATAACCGTAAAAGGTGGCTGGTACCGACTTGAAGTCAGGGGACTTCGAAACGGAACAGTGCTACAAACCACTTCCATTGAGCGAGTAGGCGTTGGGGAGGTTTTCGTAGTAGCAGGCCAATCCAATGCTACGGGAGGCGACGCGAATCCAAATGGTCCCGGAGCAGCCCATGACCAGGTCAACAGCGTCAATTTCCAAAATTTCAACCCGGCGACGTTGTCAATAACTCCCTACGCCGACATTCAGGTGCCTTGCCCCGTATTCGAACACCTCGATGCTAACGTAAAAACCGCTCCGTTTGGAAATTATGCTTGGTGCTGGGGTGCATTTGGAGACATGATTTATCAAAAACTAAAAGTACCAGTCATGATCTTTAATGCAGGCTGGTCCAGTTCCGGAATCGATAACTGGCAAAAATCTATTAACCCTGGCGCTTCGCCCATCAGCGCTTTCGGCTACCAATACCCCGCCGGGCTTCCCTTTGGTCACCTTAGAATTGCGTTGAATAATTACATTGCACAGCTAGGAGTAAGGGCGGTACTGTGGCATCAGGGCGAAACCGATAATTATCTGGAACAAGTTGCCGACAATACTTTTGAAAAGTATAAATCCGGTTTGTGGGAAGTAATCAGTGCGAGTCGGTCACTTTCCGGAAAAAGTAATCTGGCATGGCTTGTTTCAAGGGCTTCGCGGTTCACCGTGAATGGTTTGAGCCGCACCTCAGACAATGTGATCAATGCTCAGAATGAACTCATTAACAACGACGGCAGCTATCCGCACATTTACCCTGGACCTGAAACTGATCCATATTATAGCATTGAATATCGATCCGACCAGGTTCACTTTCGAGGTGATGGTGTGACGCCTTCGTCTGATGGCAATGTCTACTCGGGTCTCATTCACCTCGCGCAATTTTGGGCCGATAAAATTAACGATGGTTTTCTGAACCAATCGGTCCCTTATGGTGCCATTCCTCCACCACTCGTCACCGTCGCAAACGAAAATACTGCACTCGGAACTACCTTTTCGGGTCCTGCAATACCTGCCGGATCCATATACAATTGGCTAAAAATTGATGACTGCAATCAGATTGAACACGAAGACCGTGATTGGACGGTAGGTATCGGCTACTATAAACTCAAAATTGTAGACGCCAACAAGAACACTATCCTTTCACCAAAACTTTACGTTTCAGGTAAAACGCTGCCGGTTACATGGCAGTATTTCAATGCGCATTCCACTGAAAATGGGCGATCAATGCTTCAATGGGCTACTGCTTCGGAGTACAATGCCTCACATTTCGAAGTGGAAAGAAGCACTAATGCCGTCAACTACGCACCAGTGAAAACGGTACAGGCTGTGGGTGATTCCAAGGCGATAAATGAATACACCTATCTGGATGAATTTCTCGTGCCGGGGACTTACTACTACCGCTTGAAGGAAGTAGATCGCGACGGTAAATTCGACTATTCGCGCATTGTTAGCGTCAAACTTACGGCCGATGTAACTGCAAAGGCTTATCCAAATCCGGTTACGAATAAATTAACGCTTGAATCGGCTGGGGCGCTCAGACTCGTAGAAGTAATTAGCGCGGCAGGCAAAAAGCTTTATTCAACCAACACTGACCAGAAACTGTTTGAGTTAAATATGCAGCCCTACCCTAGTGGTTTGTATACTGTGACGGCTGGCGGAAAAACCTATAAAATTGTCAAGTAA
- a CDS encoding DUF2958 domain-containing protein, protein MALHQIRIYSYLCDMSQMIPQNLIEIMIHNAQEVQNDLGKDHVPVVKLYSKYGKAIWLLSELDPVNNIAFGLCDLGQGQPELSYVSLTDLASIKHARLKVPMVETDHHFEGKYPMSTYLKAAKAAKRVVEDDALLSGM, encoded by the coding sequence ATGGCACTTCACCAGATACGGATTTACAGCTACCTTTGCGATATGTCACAAATGATTCCGCAAAATCTGATTGAAATCATGATCCACAATGCCCAGGAGGTACAAAATGACCTGGGAAAGGATCACGTACCAGTTGTAAAGTTGTATTCTAAATATGGTAAGGCAATTTGGCTGTTATCCGAGCTTGACCCCGTCAACAACATCGCATTCGGTCTTTGCGACCTGGGTCAGGGCCAGCCTGAACTGAGCTACGTGTCACTGACAGACCTCGCCAGTATCAAACATGCACGCCTAAAAGTGCCTATGGTGGAAACTGACCATCATTTTGAAGGTAAATATCCGATGAGTACCTACCTGAAAGCCGCCAAAGCCGCCAAGCGCGTTGTGGAAGATGATGCTTTGCTTTCGGGAATGTAA
- a CDS encoding SatD family protein: protein MKKSRYILMADIINSRKSDQKALMVSFERLVNDINSRHKRHLLSPLTITLGDEFQSVAKSLKSAIEIIFGIEERIIRDQYEFKLRYVLVEGEIDTPINPQIAYGMLGEGLTNARKALIEAKGNKGRFFVEINDTNLGKALNNSLAIYQSLTDNWKAGKDYPLIKDFLTFKDYKKVATETGKTRSQIWKREKSLKINEYIAIKEVIHYLIL, encoded by the coding sequence ATGAAAAAGAGTCGTTACATTTTAATGGCAGACATCATTAACAGCCGAAAAAGCGATCAGAAGGCACTTATGGTAAGTTTTGAACGGTTGGTCAATGATATTAATAGCCGGCACAAACGTCACCTATTATCGCCTTTGACGATAACATTGGGCGATGAATTTCAAAGTGTTGCCAAGAGCCTAAAATCGGCCATCGAGATCATTTTCGGCATCGAAGAGCGGATTATTCGCGATCAATATGAATTCAAACTGAGATATGTATTAGTGGAAGGAGAAATTGACACGCCGATCAATCCACAAATCGCTTATGGAATGCTGGGTGAGGGTCTCACCAACGCAAGAAAAGCATTGATAGAAGCCAAGGGAAATAAGGGCAGGTTTTTTGTCGAGATTAACGATACAAACCTTGGTAAGGCTTTGAATAATAGCCTGGCAATTTACCAGAGCCTGACAGACAACTGGAAAGCGGGCAAAGACTACCCGCTGATTAAAGACTTTCTGACATTTAAGGATTATAAGAAGGTGGCGACTGAAACTGGCAAGACGCGCTCTCAAATTTGGAAGAGAGAGAAAAGTCTAAAAATTAATGAATATATTGCCATTAAGGAAGTCATACACTATTTAATCTTATAA
- a CDS encoding ring-cleaving dioxygenase — protein sequence MENTINGIHHITAIAGDAKRNYDFYTRVLGLRMVKKTVNFDDPNTYHFYYGDGNGTPGTILTFFPWGSQIPAGRRGTRQATEIGYSVPEGSLDFWLKRLDDNHVTYNKVSEKFGEQYLTFLDPDGLKFELTVPKTADNRTPWETSEVTAEHATRGFHNITITSNKIEETAKILTDIFGYRLVEQQVNRFRFVTDAVETAAIVDLVEAPGERAGHVAGGSVHHVAFRVANDDILMEFRKKVLDAGLQITDKIDRNYFYSLYFREPGGVLFEIASDNPGFATDETVEQLGSGLMLPAQYEPGREQIVKVLPKLV from the coding sequence ATGGAAAATACAATCAACGGGATACATCACATTACAGCCATTGCAGGTGATGCCAAAAGAAATTACGATTTCTATACCCGCGTATTAGGTTTAAGAATGGTGAAAAAAACTGTCAATTTTGACGATCCAAATACATATCACTTCTATTACGGTGACGGCAACGGAACTCCCGGAACCATCCTTACTTTTTTTCCATGGGGTAGTCAGATACCAGCAGGTAGACGCGGAACAAGGCAGGCAACTGAAATTGGATACTCGGTACCGGAAGGCAGCCTTGATTTCTGGTTGAAAAGATTGGACGATAACCACGTTACCTATAACAAAGTGTCGGAGAAATTCGGTGAACAGTACCTTACTTTCCTTGATCCTGATGGTTTGAAATTTGAACTTACTGTTCCGAAAACAGCCGATAACCGTACGCCCTGGGAAACCAGCGAAGTTACCGCTGAGCACGCAACCCGCGGTTTTCATAACATTACGATCACAAGCAACAAAATTGAAGAAACAGCGAAAATTCTGACCGATATTTTTGGTTACCGTTTGGTGGAACAACAGGTTAACAGGTTCCGTTTCGTTACCGATGCCGTTGAGACCGCAGCGATCGTGGACCTTGTGGAAGCGCCTGGCGAGAGAGCAGGTCATGTGGCCGGCGGCTCCGTTCACCACGTAGCATTCAGGGTAGCCAATGATGATATTCTAATGGAGTTCCGTAAAAAAGTACTGGATGCCGGTTTACAGATCACCGATAAAATCGATAGAAATTACTTCTATTCCCTTTATTTCCGTGAACCAGGCGGCGTTTTGTTTGAGATTGCCAGCGACAATCCTGGGTTTGCCACTGACGAAACAGTGGAGCAATTGGGTTCAGGCTTAATGTTGCCTGCCCAATACGAGCCAGGTCGGGAACAAATCGTAAAAGTGCTTCCTAAACTGGTTTAA
- a CDS encoding alpha/beta hydrolase translates to MYTHDKQIIKSGTQAGEATKAIVMLHGRGGTAEDIISLKKVLNLEGIAIYAPKATNHSWYPYSFMAPVAQNQPALDSALDVVNEVVKEIEASGIAAENIYFAGFSQGACLTLEYTTRNAKRYGGVIALTGGLVGQVLTEENYRGDFAGTPVFISTGDPDPHVPVSRVKESIAILERMNAAVTYAIYPGRQHTISGEEIKLVNKTILQAQ, encoded by the coding sequence ATGTATACCCACGACAAACAAATCATAAAAAGCGGAACGCAGGCAGGCGAGGCGACGAAAGCCATCGTGATGCTTCATGGCCGAGGAGGTACGGCAGAAGATATTATTTCTTTGAAAAAAGTTTTGAACCTTGAAGGAATAGCCATCTATGCACCGAAGGCAACCAATCACAGCTGGTACCCTTATAGTTTTATGGCACCAGTTGCCCAGAACCAACCGGCGCTTGACTCAGCGTTGGATGTCGTTAACGAAGTTGTTAAGGAGATTGAAGCCAGCGGAATTGCCGCTGAGAATATCTATTTTGCAGGGTTTTCACAGGGTGCCTGTCTCACTTTGGAATACACTACCCGCAATGCCAAAAGATATGGAGGTGTTATTGCGTTAACTGGCGGCCTGGTGGGCCAGGTGCTGACGGAGGAAAACTACAGAGGAGATTTTGCAGGAACACCTGTTTTTATATCTACCGGCGATCCCGACCCACACGTTCCTGTATCCCGCGTGAAGGAAAGCATTGCGATATTGGAGCGAATGAATGCAGCTGTAACCTATGCGATTTATCCCGGGCGGCAGCACACCATTTCGGGAGAGGAAATAAAACTGGTCAATAAAACTATCTTGCAGGCACAATGA
- a CDS encoding pirin family protein, producing MKNSVFHPAASRFFADHGWLQSAQTFSFHGNYDPQRIQFGALRVLNDDTVNGGQGFGRHPHDNMEIISIPLQGTLEHQDSIGNVAVINPGEIQAMSAGTGVYHTEFNKNKNEPVTFLQIWLYPNELNVQPRYDQIDYSKGDKRNKFLQILSPNTDDEGVAIHQNAWFHLAEIDAGVETEYSLKDKDNGIYTFLISGKLEVNGQLLEARDGYGIWPDTGASFKAVEDSFVLVMEVPERK from the coding sequence ATGAAAAATTCAGTCTTCCATCCCGCGGCCTCCCGCTTCTTCGCTGACCACGGTTGGCTGCAAAGTGCGCAAACTTTCAGTTTTCATGGGAACTATGACCCCCAAAGAATTCAGTTTGGCGCGTTGAGAGTGCTGAACGATGACACGGTGAATGGAGGGCAGGGTTTTGGTCGGCACCCGCATGATAATATGGAAATTATCTCCATTCCATTGCAGGGCACATTGGAGCATCAGGATAGTATTGGAAATGTTGCGGTGATCAATCCGGGTGAGATCCAGGCGATGAGCGCGGGAACAGGGGTTTATCATACAGAATTTAATAAAAACAAAAATGAACCGGTCACATTTTTACAGATTTGGCTTTATCCCAACGAGTTAAATGTGCAACCCCGCTACGATCAGATAGATTACAGCAAAGGCGACAAGCGTAACAAATTCCTGCAGATATTGTCACCCAACACAGATGACGAAGGCGTAGCAATCCATCAGAATGCGTGGTTTCATTTGGCTGAGATCGATGCTGGCGTCGAGACGGAATATTCTTTGAAAGACAAAGACAATGGAATTTATACGTTTCTTATTAGTGGTAAGCTTGAAGTTAATGGTCAGCTTCTGGAAGCACGGGATGGATATGGAATCTGGCCAGACACTGGGGCCAGCTTCAAGGCGGTTGAGGATTCGTTTGTGCTGGTAATGGAAGTTCCGGAACGGAAGTAG
- a CDS encoding response regulator receiver protein, with protein sequence MDKTNILVLADHPEILETIIRLINKNESWNGVGVNSYENAVAAFEIAKFDLVLLGVGVDDEAEQQVVAFCKSVDSRIVCMRHYGGGSGLLHSEICHALGL encoded by the coding sequence ATGGACAAAACCAACATTCTGGTACTGGCTGATCATCCCGAAATTCTGGAAACGATCATTAGGTTGATCAATAAAAATGAATCCTGGAATGGTGTGGGCGTAAATTCTTATGAAAATGCGGTCGCTGCATTTGAGATAGCTAAATTTGATTTAGTACTTTTAGGGGTTGGGGTTGACGATGAGGCCGAGCAGCAAGTTGTAGCCTTTTGCAAATCCGTGGATTCACGCATCGTTTGCATGCGTCATTATGGTGGCGGTAGCGGATTGTTGCATTCCGAAATTTGTCACGCCCTGGGCCTTTGA
- a CDS encoding Crp/Fnr family transcriptional regulator encodes MFEKINDYALRCMKFEEQDLEYFDSLLQYRTFGKKTFLLLEGEVCQFEAFILKGCIRTYYIDSTGAEVTLQFAIEDWWVSDITSFQNQTPSHMYIETLEDCELLLLSPENKEKLLARVPGFERMFRLMVQRNLAQTQERLFRTISSTAVEKYLDFLNRYPAIPQRVAQHYIASYLGFSPEFLSKVRKKLSEK; translated from the coding sequence ATGTTCGAAAAGATCAATGATTACGCGTTGCGATGCATGAAATTTGAGGAGCAAGACCTCGAATATTTTGATTCGTTACTTCAATATAGAACATTTGGCAAAAAGACTTTTCTGTTACTGGAAGGTGAAGTATGCCAGTTCGAAGCATTTATTCTCAAAGGTTGCATTCGTACCTATTACATTGACAGCACCGGTGCAGAGGTTACATTACAATTTGCGATCGAGGATTGGTGGGTTAGCGATATTACCAGCTTTCAAAACCAGACGCCGAGCCATATGTACATCGAAACGCTGGAAGACTGCGAGCTGCTTTTATTATCACCCGAAAACAAGGAAAAACTGCTCGCCCGTGTTCCTGGTTTTGAAAGAATGTTCCGGCTAATGGTGCAAAGAAACCTCGCTCAGACGCAGGAAAGGCTGTTTCGTACCATTTCAAGTACTGCTGTGGAGAAGTATCTGGACTTTCTTAACCGTTACCCGGCAATTCCACAACGTGTTGCCCAACACTACATTGCATCCTACCTGGGTTTTTCTCCCGAATTTCTTAGTAAAGTAAGAAAGAAGCTGAGCGAAAAGTAA
- a CDS encoding ferritin-like domain-containing protein, whose product MSQNSEIIEVLNDLILINNDRVVGYEKAYDETDTADTDLRSLYNNLANHSRQHVSELTNEVNALGGEPATGTMVSGKLYRVWMDVKAAFSSDGRKTSLENSEFGEDAAQKAYESALKSENLTPDLRSLITQQKATLKTGHDTIKRLRDSEKVLH is encoded by the coding sequence ATGTCACAAAATTCAGAAATTATAGAGGTACTGAATGATTTGATCCTGATCAACAACGATCGCGTAGTAGGATATGAAAAGGCCTATGATGAAACCGATACGGCGGACACAGATCTACGGTCGCTTTACAATAATCTGGCAAACCATAGCAGACAACACGTATCCGAATTGACCAATGAAGTAAATGCATTGGGAGGAGAGCCTGCAACCGGCACAATGGTTTCGGGTAAACTGTACAGAGTGTGGATGGACGTGAAGGCTGCATTTAGCAGTGATGGCAGAAAGACGTCACTGGAAAACTCGGAATTTGGAGAAGATGCTGCGCAAAAGGCATACGAATCAGCATTAAAATCTGAGAATTTAACACCGGATCTTAGGTCGCTGATCACACAGCAAAAAGCAACATTGAAAACTGGGCACGATACGATCAAAAGGCTTCGTGATTCCGAAAAAGTATTACACTAG
- a CDS encoding cupin domain-containing protein codes for MDIKSNQSTENRPEGDRILNAPYVFTDIPMYLEQLKSEKSWAKNDRNAITVYKSEKFTIVIAVLKSGAMVNDHSISECLTFQVLAGELKVETEGRIFYTTPGQMMTFHAGIPHSIRALSDADIVITTYKN; via the coding sequence ATGGACATCAAATCAAACCAATCTACCGAGAACCGGCCTGAGGGTGACAGGATTCTGAATGCGCCGTACGTTTTTACCGACATACCCATGTATCTGGAGCAGTTAAAATCGGAGAAATCCTGGGCAAAAAATGACCGTAATGCGATCACCGTTTACAAATCAGAGAAGTTTACGATCGTGATTGCTGTTTTGAAATCCGGGGCCATGGTGAATGATCATTCAATTTCCGAGTGCCTCACATTTCAGGTTTTAGCCGGTGAGTTAAAGGTTGAGACCGAGGGAAGGATTTTTTACACGACGCCAGGCCAGATGATGACGTTCCATGCTGGTATCCCGCATTCGATCAGGGCATTATCTGATGCGGATATCGTCATTACCACCTATAAAAATTAG
- a CDS encoding RNA polymerase sigma factor has product MNRLLTDEQLVIQLQESNKRAFEEIYDRYWYKLFCISYHQVGSREESEELVHDIFESLWNKRQETAIRNLSTYLVIAMKYRITNFIKSQITWRKYQEYLILNKIHETYSTDEIVQFSDLSKAVDEVMDKLPEKTSRIFHLSRFENQSVKDIADQLHISEKAVEYHITKSLKALKESLWMYHSNN; this is encoded by the coding sequence ATGAATAGATTATTAACAGACGAGCAACTGGTTATTCAGCTTCAGGAAAGCAACAAGCGTGCTTTCGAGGAGATTTATGATCGGTACTGGTATAAGCTCTTCTGTATATCTTACCATCAGGTTGGTTCCAGGGAAGAATCGGAGGAGCTTGTACATGATATTTTTGAAAGCCTCTGGAACAAACGCCAGGAGACTGCTATAAGGAACCTGAGTACGTATCTGGTGATCGCCATGAAATACCGCATCACCAACTTCATCAAATCCCAGATTACCTGGCGAAAATATCAGGAGTACCTGATCCTGAACAAAATACATGAAACTTACTCAACGGATGAAATCGTACAATTCTCGGACTTGTCCAAAGCTGTGGACGAAGTAATGGATAAGCTGCCGGAGAAGACGAGCAGGATCTTTCACCTGAGCCGTTTTGAAAATCAGTCTGTCAAAGACATTGCAGACCAGCTTCATATTTCGGAAAAAGCGGTCGAATACCACATTACCAAGTCGCTCAAGGCGCTCAAAGAGAGCCTTTGGATGTATCACTCCAACAACTAG
- a CDS encoding FecR family protein: MTPNYDILIEKYLSGNVTPDEEELLEKYLKENPAEDSEVLMAEKTMIGKSIRKKLFKNTIHMHSGRIWLWLPAAAASVLVVLGLAWSFLPTEKGYLASIVSVLGDKEEGFEVKNTSRKPQRLTLEDGSVVILQPNSRISYPDHFGDRKRMVYLHGEAFFNVKRDPSKPFIVSTENLATQVLGTSFNVKSYDGSGSIEVQVASGRVSVYEVSTNKTASGNGVILTPNQKIVFDKESRKMELGIVKNPAMVKPVESRQRFEFSETPVSEALTILEGAYGIDIVIEGDVLKNCLFTGDLNDLPMFEQLDLICKSVNMEYERRGTSLFVYGEGCP, encoded by the coding sequence ATGACGCCTAATTACGATATACTAATTGAAAAGTACCTGTCCGGAAATGTTACCCCGGATGAGGAAGAGTTGCTGGAAAAGTATCTAAAGGAGAATCCGGCAGAGGATAGCGAAGTTCTGATGGCCGAGAAAACGATGATCGGGAAAAGCATCAGGAAGAAGTTATTCAAAAATACGATTCATATGCATTCCGGACGGATCTGGCTCTGGCTTCCCGCGGCAGCGGCTTCCGTTCTGGTTGTTTTGGGACTTGCGTGGAGTTTTTTGCCAACCGAGAAAGGGTATCTGGCTTCTATTGTTTCGGTGCTGGGTGACAAGGAGGAAGGGTTTGAAGTAAAAAACACGTCCAGAAAGCCGCAACGACTGACATTGGAGGATGGTAGTGTAGTCATTTTACAGCCCAATAGCCGCATCAGTTATCCGGATCATTTTGGAGACCGCAAGAGAATGGTGTACCTGCATGGTGAAGCGTTTTTCAATGTCAAACGCGATCCGTCAAAACCGTTCATTGTCTCTACCGAAAACCTGGCCACGCAGGTGCTGGGTACCAGTTTTAATGTAAAATCTTATGACGGCTCGGGGTCCATTGAAGTGCAGGTAGCCAGCGGGAGGGTGTCGGTTTATGAAGTTTCGACAAATAAAACGGCCAGTGGTAATGGTGTTATCCTGACACCGAACCAGAAAATTGTTTTTGACAAAGAATCCAGAAAAATGGAGCTGGGCATCGTTAAAAATCCGGCAATGGTAAAACCGGTGGAGTCACGTCAACGGTTTGAATTTTCGGAAACACCTGTTTCTGAGGCGCTGACTATTCTGGAAGGTGCCTATGGAATTGATATTGTAATCGAAGGCGATGTTCTGAAAAACTGCTTGTTTACAGGAGATCTGAATGATCTGCCTATGTTTGAGCAGCTTGACCTGATTTGCAAGTCTGTTAATATGGAATACGAACGCAGGGGAACTTCACTGTTTGTTTACGGTGAAGGTTGTCCATAA